A portion of the Oncorhynchus nerka isolate Pitt River linkage group LG27, Oner_Uvic_2.0, whole genome shotgun sequence genome contains these proteins:
- the LOC115111060 gene encoding cholesterol 25-hydroxylase-like protein has protein sequence MNISTFLKHGNPDGLLLQPLWDDLRAQREFLTSPFLPACFAFLIHLLLCTHFLAFEALGCFWPRINLYRISRTAEPFLLCLQRWVGCCWRIFLKYLTTVLPATALYQRVRIPRFPELAPSCSLLIGEVIACLLLFDALFFIWHYTMHRVPWLYRRVHQTHHQNRITFALTAQDASPAELLSLQMLALSSAWVVGCHPLSEALFHLLNTWLAIEDHCGYDLPWAIHRLLPCFGGAPFHQAHHHIYRGNYAPYFRHWDWLCGTYLGVREEAGSKHGGRTIRRRRRKKSLGSDCVCAQACMC, from the exons ATGAATATTAGTACTTTTCTAAAACATGGGAACCCAGATGGACTGCTGCTCCAGCCGCTGTGGGATGATCTGCGAGCACAACGGGAGTTCCTCACGTCACCTTTCCTGCCCGCATGCTTCGCTTTCCTCATCCACCTTCTCCTCTGCACACATTTTCTAGCCTTTGAAGCGCTGGGATGTTTCTGGCCACGGATAAATCTCTACAGAATCTCGAGGACCGCTGAACCGTTCCTGTTGTGTTTGCAGCGATGGGTTGGCTGCTGTTGGAGGATTTTTCTGAAATACCTGACAACTGTTCTCCCTGCCACCGCGCTTTATCAAAGAGTTAGGATTCCAAGATTTCCCGAACTCGCGCCATCATGCAGCCTGCTTATTGGGGAGGTTATCGCGTGCCTACTTTTATTTGATGCGCTGTTCTTTATATGGCATTATACCATGCATCG GGTTCCCTGGCTGTATCGGAGGGTCCACCAGACTCATCACCAGAACCGGATCACCTTCGCCCTGACTGCCCAGGACGCCAGCCCGGCTGAGCTACTCTCCCTGCAGATGCTGGCCCTGAGCAGTGCCTGGGTGGTGGGCTGCCACCCTCTGAGTGAGGCCCTGTTCCACCTGCTCAACACCTGGCTGGCCATAGAGGACCACTGTGGCTACGACCTGCCCTGGGCTATCCATAGACTACTGCCCTGCTTCGGAGGGGCCCCCTTCCACCAGGCACACCACCACATCTACAGGGGGAACTATGCCCCCTACTTCAGGCACTGGGACTGGCTCTGTGGGACCTACCTGGGGGTAAGGGAGGAGGCTGGGAGTAAACATGGAGGGAGGACAattaggagaaggagaagaaagaagagCCTTGGATCTGACTGTGTGTGCGCACAAGCTTGCATGTGTTAA